In Odontesthes bonariensis isolate fOdoBon6 chromosome 9, fOdoBon6.hap1, whole genome shotgun sequence, the following proteins share a genomic window:
- the bcl7bb gene encoding B-cell CLL/lymphoma 7 protein family member B-B, whose amino-acid sequence MNHNSIKMSGRSGRAETRSRAKDDIKKVLAAIEKVRKWEKKWVTVGDTSLRIFKWVPVTETKQIYRSKSTGGDVRGLKDVVIENTNSLLDFTDENSNQSFLSDVYQPKMDNSSSTSSSQQVSPPHTYSLRAEDSQPPMLGQESVDEPVHLGQEGADEPPTLIKEDPLSAGAVRRSAPDTQEELDESGAPPLKRICTGENAALR is encoded by the exons ATGAATCACAACAGCATCAAGATGTCGGGACGGTCAGGCCGCGCTGAGACCCGAAGTCGAGCTAAAGACGACATTAAAAAGGTCCTGGCGGCCATCGAGAAGGTGCGCAAATG ggagaagaaatgggTGACAGTTGGAGACACATCTTTACGCATATTCAAGTGGGTGCCAGTAACAGAAACTAAGCAG ATATATCGCTCCAAATCCACTGGTGGGGATGTCAGGGGCTTGAAAGATGTGGTCATAGAAAATACCAACTCTTTGCTGGATTTCACTG ATGAAAACAGCAACCAGAGCTTTCTGTCAGATGTGTATCAGCCTAAAAtggacaacagcagcagcacctccagctcGCAGCAGGTCAGCCCTCCACACACCTACAGTCTCAGGGCTGAAGACTCTCAGCCACCGATGCTTGGTCAGGAGAGTGTGGATG AGCCTGTTCATTTGGGGCAAGAGGGCGCAGACGAGCCACCTACGCTCATCAAGGAGGACCCTCTTTCAGCAGGAGCTGTCAGACGGAGCGCTCCAGACACACAG GAAGAACTGGATGAATCGGGAGCGCCTCCTTTAAAGAGGATTTGCACAGGGGAAAATGCCGCCCTGAGATAG